From a region of the Thermosipho melanesiensis BI429 genome:
- a CDS encoding complex I 24 kDa subunit family protein, with protein MLAVCEKHVELYKELDAYIESLKGKKGILINVLHKAQELFGWLPKEVQTHVAEKLKIPPSVVYGVITFYNFFSTKPKGKHQIKICLGTACYVKGADRVMERFLNELNVKEGEVTKDGNFSVHGVRCLGACSMAPVVLVGEKEFFGKVTPDMVPGIIKKFQGEGK; from the coding sequence ATGTTGGCAGTTTGTGAAAAACATGTCGAGCTTTATAAAGAGCTCGATGCGTATATTGAATCACTAAAAGGAAAAAAGGGTATTTTAATCAACGTACTTCACAAAGCACAAGAATTATTTGGATGGCTCCCCAAAGAGGTTCAAACTCACGTTGCTGAAAAGCTAAAGATCCCTCCATCAGTGGTTTATGGTGTTATAACATTCTATAACTTCTTTTCCACGAAACCAAAAGGAAAACACCAAATCAAAATATGTCTTGGAACAGCCTGTTATGTAAAGGGCGCAGACAGAGTTATGGAAAGATTTTTAAACGAACTCAATGTAAAAGAAGGTGAAGTAACAAAAGATGGAAATTTCTCTGTCCACGGAGTAAGATGTTTAGGTGCATGTAGTATGGCACCTGTTGTACTTGTCGGTGAAAAGGAATTCTTTGGTAAAGTAACACCTGATATGGTTCCAGGGATAATTAAAAAATTCCAAGGGGAGGGGAAATAA
- a CDS encoding inositol monophosphatase family protein — protein sequence MNRLDVAIEISKHVGFYLMQFWGRASNIEKKENFQDLVTAQDKNSQELIINKIQSHFPNDGFLAEEDMEKNSKNLWIIDPIDGTINYIHGLPSFCISIAYYEDKKPVFGTVYNPFTEELFVGIKDEGAYLNHSRLKVNDINNLNFAVGSLGFTKNFTGKFIEKVENNVQRIRIIGSAAISACYVAANKFDFFITTKANPWDIAAAYIIVTEAGGCVRNFTGNNPKIFEKDSYIFSKPSILETLQNIISEIGGGI from the coding sequence ATGAATAGATTAGATGTTGCTATTGAGATATCAAAACACGTAGGTTTTTATCTTATGCAATTTTGGGGAAGAGCTTCTAACATAGAAAAAAAAGAAAATTTTCAAGATCTTGTTACTGCCCAAGATAAAAATTCTCAAGAGTTAATAATAAATAAAATTCAAAGTCACTTTCCAAATGACGGTTTTTTGGCTGAAGAAGATATGGAAAAAAATTCCAAAAATCTTTGGATTATAGACCCTATCGATGGAACAATTAACTATATACACGGCCTCCCAAGTTTTTGTATATCAATTGCATATTACGAAGACAAAAAACCCGTCTTCGGAACTGTGTATAATCCATTCACAGAAGAGCTATTTGTTGGCATTAAAGACGAAGGTGCTTATTTAAACCACTCGAGGTTAAAGGTAAATGATATAAATAATCTTAATTTTGCTGTTGGAAGCTTAGGCTTTACAAAAAATTTTACGGGAAAATTTATAGAAAAAGTGGAAAATAATGTGCAAAGAATAAGGATTATAGGGAGTGCCGCAATATCTGCATGTTATGTTGCAGCAAACAAATTTGACTTTTTCATAACAACAAAGGCTAATCCCTGGGATATTGCAGCAGCATATATAATTGTAACCGAGGCAGGAGGTTGTGTTAGAAATTTCACAGGAAACAATCCAAAAATTTTTGAAAAGGACAGTTACATATTCTCAAAACCTTCAATACTTGAAACTCTACAAAACATTATATCTGAAATAGGAGGGGGAATATGA
- a CDS encoding initiation factor 2B → MDDILKHSGSVEIGFWLLDEIEKSKNIKILEKLLQQKQEMSILKWIKHMIDEGYGAKNIRRILRTSFENTIKYARKFLNFDAKVVTISNSKTLEIFFKTHQKNLEIIIPISNPGGEGKLLYNNLKTSKHTVTLVDDFKIEKHIRECDYVITGADAVSEIGVINKVGTKTLAILAKYHKKPFFVIADKTKFIDSEIKSDIFELVPFELITAIISGEL, encoded by the coding sequence ATGGATGATATATTAAAACACAGCGGTTCTGTTGAAATTGGTTTCTGGCTACTAGATGAAATTGAAAAAAGTAAAAATATTAAAATCTTAGAAAAATTACTACAGCAAAAACAAGAAATGAGCATTCTAAAATGGATAAAACACATGATTGATGAAGGATATGGTGCTAAAAATATAAGAAGAATTTTGAGAACATCTTTTGAAAACACTATAAAATACGCTCGAAAATTTTTAAACTTTGACGCAAAGGTTGTAACTATAAGCAACAGTAAAACTTTAGAAATTTTCTTTAAAACACATCAAAAAAATTTGGAAATAATAATCCCCATCTCAAACCCTGGTGGTGAAGGAAAATTACTTTATAATAATCTAAAAACCTCCAAACACACGGTTACATTAGTAGACGACTTTAAAATAGAAAAACACATCAGGGAATGTGATTACGTAATAACCGGGGCTGATGCTGTTTCCGAAATAGGTGTAATAAATAAAGTTGGTACAAAAACTCTAGCAATTTTAGCGAAATATCACAAAAAGCCTTTTTTTGTAATAGCCGATAAGACGAAATTTATAGACTCTGAAATAAAGAGCGATATCTTTGAATTGGTGCCTTTTGAATTGATTACAGCAATAATTAGTGGTGAGTTATGA
- a CDS encoding elongator complex protein 3 — translation MIIPIFLPNAGCKNRCIFCNQYSMTGEKMPTKSDILKIIDKYPIKNEIAFYGGTFTGLSIKKQIEILESVKFLNLPIRISTRPDEITEENLHILKKYNVKTIEIGIQSMFDDILSASNRGHTKKDNINAILLLQKFNFEISAHLMVGLPKDTKEKSLKTLNELINLNVNIFRIHPTLVFKNTKLEKLYLNNQYKPLTLEEAVDITSEMLLLIYANNAKAIRLGYFVPKQSLKNIVAGPHHPSFGDMVKTNVAKKIITRLNIKKVYYPKKYESWFYAYGNNKLNIEKIISDKFLFDNFDLSSASRMALRKEFLNG, via the coding sequence ATGATAATACCAATCTTTTTACCCAATGCTGGTTGCAAAAATCGATGTATTTTTTGCAACCAATACTCTATGACTGGTGAAAAAATGCCAACAAAATCAGATATATTAAAAATTATTGATAAATATCCAATTAAAAATGAAATAGCATTCTACGGTGGAACATTTACCGGACTTTCAATAAAAAAACAAATAGAAATTTTGGAAAGTGTGAAATTTTTAAATCTACCAATTAGAATTTCCACAAGACCTGATGAAATAACGGAAGAAAACTTGCACATTTTAAAAAAATACAACGTTAAAACAATTGAAATAGGGATACAAAGTATGTTTGACGATATTCTAAGTGCTTCGAATAGAGGACACACCAAAAAAGACAACATAAATGCTATATTACTTTTACAAAAGTTCAACTTTGAAATATCTGCACATTTAATGGTTGGACTTCCAAAAGATACAAAAGAAAAATCTCTAAAAACGCTAAATGAATTGATAAATTTAAATGTAAACATCTTTAGAATTCACCCTACTTTGGTTTTTAAAAATACCAAACTTGAAAAACTTTACTTAAATAATCAATATAAACCACTTACTTTAGAAGAAGCGGTAGATATAACATCAGAAATGTTACTTTTGATATACGCTAATAATGCAAAAGCAATTAGGTTAGGATATTTTGTTCCTAAACAATCGTTAAAAAATATAGTAGCAGGTCCCCATCACCCATCATTTGGAGATATGGTAAAGACAAATGTCGCCAAAAAAATAATTACAAGATTAAATATTAAAAAGGTTTATTATCCAAAAAAATATGAGAGCTGGTTTTACGCGTATGGTAATAACAAATTAAACATTGAAAAAATAATATCCGATAAGTTTTTGTTTGATAACTTTGACCTTTCTAGTGCTTCAAGAATGGCTCTAAGAAAGGAGTTTTTAAATGGATGA
- the gltX gene encoding glutamate--tRNA ligase, with amino-acid sequence MIRLRFAPSPTGLLHVGGARTALFNWLYAKKHNGKFIIRIEDTDTERSTKEYETKILSALEWLGLNWDEGPDIGGGVGPYRQSERLHIYQDIAQKLINEKLAYYAVYDGENEIHRSFEYPKKFKDKSIVVKFKVVKEDKTNFHDLLKGEMSFENKFFNDFIIIKSNGFPTYNFAVVVDDHFMKISHVFRGEDHLSNTPKQIMIYNALGWKNPTFMHIPLILGNDKTPLSKRHGGTSVDFFKESGILNNALLNYLAILGWHVDEEIFNVKKKIHTFDYRNISNKSVVFDYKKLEWLNGQHMRNLDIEELIIKFKEFLKLKNYNLNIDETLEYTKDVIIICREKVNTLSQLFEISFSFFTEEYNYEENYIKKFLKKKETGDILRKAIESFEKLENYEISSIENTLRKIVEDMNLATKKVFQTIRGALLGKLVTPGLFESIEVLGKEKTLKRLKKTLDIWEKYEV; translated from the coding sequence TTGATTAGATTGAGATTTGCACCAAGTCCAACAGGACTTTTGCATGTAGGCGGAGCAAGAACTGCGCTTTTCAATTGGTTATACGCGAAAAAACACAACGGAAAATTTATTATTCGTATTGAAGATACAGATACAGAACGTTCTACAAAAGAATATGAAACCAAAATCTTATCAGCTCTTGAATGGTTAGGACTTAATTGGGATGAAGGTCCTGATATAGGGGGGGGGGTTGGACCATATAGACAAAGTGAAAGACTTCATATATATCAAGACATTGCTCAAAAATTAATTAATGAAAAACTTGCATATTACGCTGTATATGATGGCGAAAATGAAATACACAGATCATTTGAATATCCGAAGAAATTTAAAGATAAATCAATTGTCGTTAAATTTAAAGTTGTAAAAGAAGATAAGACAAACTTTCACGATCTACTAAAAGGCGAGATGTCATTTGAAAACAAATTTTTTAACGATTTTATAATCATCAAATCAAACGGTTTTCCTACATATAACTTTGCAGTAGTTGTTGACGATCATTTTATGAAAATTTCCCATGTTTTTAGAGGTGAAGACCACCTTTCAAATACACCCAAACAAATAATGATATACAATGCATTAGGTTGGAAAAATCCAACGTTTATGCACATACCACTTATTCTTGGTAATGATAAAACACCACTTAGCAAAAGACATGGAGGAACTTCTGTAGATTTCTTTAAGGAAAGTGGTATATTAAACAACGCACTGTTAAATTACCTTGCTATACTTGGATGGCATGTAGATGAAGAAATATTTAATGTTAAGAAAAAAATCCACACATTTGATTATCGCAATATTTCGAATAAATCTGTGGTATTTGATTACAAAAAGCTAGAGTGGTTAAATGGTCAACATATGAGAAACCTAGATATTGAAGAACTCATTATAAAATTCAAAGAATTTCTAAAACTTAAAAACTATAACCTAAACATTGATGAAACTTTAGAATACACAAAAGACGTAATCATCATATGTAGGGAAAAAGTAAATACACTTTCACAATTATTTGAAATATCATTTTCTTTTTTTACCGAAGAATACAATTACGAAGAAAACTACATAAAAAAATTCTTAAAAAAGAAAGAAACAGGTGATATCTTAAGAAAAGCTATAGAATCCTTTGAAAAGCTTGAAAACTATGAAATAAGCTCTATCGAAAATACACTTAGAAAAATAGTTGAAGATATGAATTTAGCCACCAAAAAGGTTTTTCAAACAATAAGAGGAGCTCTATTAGGAAAACTCGTAACCCCAGGACTATTTGAATCAATAGAGGTACTTGGAAAGGAAAAAACGCTAAAAAGACTAAAAAAAACATTAGATATCTGGGAAAAGTATGAGGTATAA
- a CDS encoding GatB/YqeY domain-containing protein, translating to MLKEKLLNDLKIAMKEKNQIKLRVIRLLNSAIKNFEVEKKGEATDEEIGKIILKEIKKRQESIDAYRHAGREELAKEEELELNILKEYAPKMLSEDEIKVIVEEIINNLQEKNFGKIMKEAMAKLKGKADGALVSKVVKNLLK from the coding sequence ATGCTAAAAGAAAAACTATTAAATGATTTAAAAATTGCAATGAAAGAAAAAAACCAAATAAAATTAAGAGTTATCAGACTTTTAAACTCCGCAATAAAAAACTTTGAAGTTGAGAAAAAAGGAGAAGCTACAGATGAAGAAATAGGAAAAATTATTCTAAAGGAAATTAAAAAAAGGCAAGAATCAATAGATGCATACAGACATGCAGGAAGAGAAGAACTTGCAAAGGAAGAAGAACTTGAACTTAACATCCTTAAAGAGTATGCTCCAAAAATGCTCAGTGAAGATGAAATAAAAGTTATAGTTGAAGAAATAATAAATAACTTACAAGAAAAAAATTTTGGAAAAATCATGAAAGAAGCTATGGCAAAATTAAAGGGAAAAGCAGATGGAGCCCTTGTTAGTAAGGTGGTAAAAAATCTACTAAAATGA
- a CDS encoding (2Fe-2S) ferredoxin domain-containing protein, whose product MGKIKSIEELMKIKEDTLKKVKMREEGKRGKITVAMGTCGIAAGAKDTLNAIVETLNELNIDDISVVQSGCMGLCEVEPTIKVELDDDVPVIYGHVTPENAKRIIKSHVVAGELVGDLIVKKGEE is encoded by the coding sequence ATGGGAAAAATAAAAAGTATTGAAGAACTCATGAAAATAAAAGAAGATACACTAAAAAAGGTGAAAATGAGAGAAGAGGGGAAAAGAGGAAAAATTACAGTTGCTATGGGAACCTGTGGAATCGCTGCTGGTGCAAAAGATACTTTAAATGCAATAGTTGAAACACTAAATGAATTAAATATAGATGATATCTCTGTTGTACAATCCGGATGTATGGGATTGTGTGAAGTTGAACCCACGATAAAAGTAGAATTAGATGATGATGTACCTGTAATTTACGGTCATGTAACTCCAGAAAATGCAAAAAGAATTATTAAATCACATGTTGTTGCAGGAGAACTCGTTGGAGACTTAATTGTAAAAAAAGGTGAAGAATAA
- the ftcD gene encoding glutamate formimidoyltransferase → MKLVESVPNFSEGRDEEKVIKIIEAAQKYEKVKILDWSMDHDHNRSVVTLIGEPNEIENALFDMVKVATELIDLRTHKGEHPRMGATDVIPFIPVMNTKMEECIEISKRLGERIGNELNIPVYLYEKSATSPERENLSKIRKGEFEGFFEKIKDPKWKPDYGPSEVHPSAGVVAVGAREYLIAFNVNLGTDNIEIADKIAKAVRHISGGFRYVKAMGVELKEKGIVQVSMNLTNYKKSPIFRVFEAIKREAQRYGVPVINSEIIGMIPLKAAIEAMKWYIQLDDFDESRVIENKILNTFFE, encoded by the coding sequence ATGAAATTAGTCGAAAGTGTACCAAATTTTAGTGAAGGAAGAGATGAAGAAAAGGTAATAAAAATAATTGAAGCAGCCCAAAAATACGAAAAAGTCAAAATTCTTGATTGGTCTATGGACCACGATCACAACAGATCTGTTGTAACATTAATAGGTGAACCGAATGAAATTGAAAACGCACTATTTGATATGGTAAAAGTTGCAACAGAATTAATTGACCTTAGAACGCATAAAGGTGAACATCCGAGAATGGGAGCAACAGATGTTATACCATTTATTCCAGTGATGAATACAAAGATGGAAGAATGTATTGAAATATCCAAAAGATTGGGGGAAAGAATTGGAAACGAGTTAAATATTCCCGTTTATTTGTATGAAAAATCTGCTACATCACCAGAAAGAGAAAATTTATCAAAAATAAGAAAAGGAGAGTTTGAAGGCTTTTTTGAAAAAATAAAAGATCCAAAGTGGAAACCAGATTATGGACCTTCTGAAGTACACCCAAGTGCAGGCGTTGTTGCAGTAGGCGCAAGAGAATATCTCATAGCATTTAACGTAAATCTTGGTACTGACAATATAGAAATTGCGGATAAAATTGCAAAGGCTGTAAGACATATCAGCGGTGGATTTAGATATGTAAAAGCAATGGGAGTAGAATTAAAAGAAAAAGGAATTGTCCAAGTGTCCATGAACTTAACAAATTACAAAAAATCACCTATCTTTAGAGTATTTGAAGCAATAAAAAGAGAAGCACAAAGATATGGTGTACCTGTAATAAATTCTGAAATTATAGGAATGATACCTTTAAAAGCTGCAATTGAAGCAATGAAGTGGTATATACAACTAGATGATTTTGATGAAAGTAGGGTAATAGAAAATAAAATTTTAAATACATTTTTTGAGTAA
- a CDS encoding histone deacetylase family protein: MKVVLQLNDFYIPTLEIDNGKIVKNPEIPSRLESIKNFVSKTFETIPAKEYPINYIHNIHPKWYVEHVKKISSSTNNEYLPEVFLKDRILDSGTPVTPVTYKAALNAYYASITGANLDEKYVYILTRPPGHHASKDFAGGYCFFNNAAIIAKYLQSIYQKRICILDIDFHHGNGTQEIFYYDPNIVYISIHGTPEKFFPWISGFREETGSGDGKGTNFNFPLDGGTNWREYKVVFEMALEIIEKVSPYKLIVSLGFDTHINDPMGHFNLQDEDYKHIGVMLKKLDIPIIFVQEGGYNKESNKEAAKNLFFTFGKE; this comes from the coding sequence ATGAAAGTTGTCTTACAACTTAACGATTTTTACATCCCAACACTTGAAATTGACAATGGGAAAATTGTTAAAAATCCAGAAATACCATCAAGATTAGAAAGTATAAAGAACTTTGTATCGAAAACATTTGAGACAATACCAGCTAAAGAATATCCTATAAATTATATACACAACATTCATCCCAAATGGTACGTTGAACACGTTAAAAAAATATCAAGCTCTACAAATAACGAATATCTACCAGAAGTTTTTCTAAAGGATAGAATTTTAGATTCTGGAACTCCTGTTACACCAGTTACATATAAAGCTGCATTAAATGCATATTATGCATCCATCACTGGCGCAAACTTAGATGAAAAATACGTTTATATTTTAACAAGACCACCTGGGCACCATGCATCTAAAGATTTTGCAGGTGGATATTGTTTTTTTAACAACGCAGCGATAATTGCAAAATATCTCCAGAGTATTTATCAAAAAAGGATTTGTATACTTGACATTGATTTTCACCACGGAAATGGTACTCAAGAAATTTTTTATTATGATCCAAACATAGTATATATTTCAATCCATGGGACTCCAGAAAAGTTCTTCCCGTGGATTTCCGGTTTTAGAGAAGAAACTGGTAGTGGAGATGGTAAAGGAACAAATTTTAACTTTCCATTAGATGGTGGAACAAATTGGCGGGAATACAAAGTTGTTTTTGAAATGGCACTTGAAATAATTGAAAAAGTTTCACCATATAAACTTATTGTATCACTGGGATTTGATACCCATATAAATGATCCCATGGGACATTTTAATCTGCAAGATGAAGACTACAAACATATTGGAGTAATGTTAAAAAAACTTGATATTCCAATTATATTTGTACAAGAAGGAGGATATAATAAAGAATCAAATAAAGAAGCAGCAAAAAATTTATTTTTCACATTCGGAAAGGAGTGA
- the nuoF gene encoding NADH-quinone oxidoreductase subunit NuoF encodes MPLATNTILICAGGACISAGEESVKDVLERKIKEYNLQETVNIVETGCMGACSLGPIMVIHPEGVYYQKLTPEAAEKIVEEHLLKGRVVEEYLYQGDKGKIVPQPQKEIPFFSRQVKIATRNVGIIDPKNIDEYIARDGYFALHKALKEMTPEEVIQVVKDSGLRGRGGAGFPTGLKWEFARKSPGDEKYMICNADEGDPGAFMDRSILEGDPHTIIEAMTIAGYAIGATKGFVYVRAEYPIAIERLTVALNQAREYGFLGENILGTDFSFDIEIRIGAGAFVCGEETALMHSIEGKRGQPRVKPPFPAQKGLWGKPSNINNVETLACVPPIIYNGASWFRQWGTEKSPGTKVFALAGKVKNTGLVEVPMGITLRELIYEIGGGSPTGKKIKAVQTGGPSGGVIPEEYFDTPVDYESLQKLGAIVGSGGLIVLDEDDCMVDVAKFFLEFTVDESCGKCTPCREGTKKMYEILDKITKGEGTEEDIEILENLGNVIKDSSLCGLGQTAPNPVLSTLRYYKDEYIAHVKEGKCPAKKCKDLISYVIDPEKCVGCTACARVCPASCISGEVRKVHEIDQSACVKCGSCIEVCRFGAISKVTPAIE; translated from the coding sequence ATGCCTTTGGCAACAAATACAATTCTTATCTGTGCTGGTGGTGCATGTATATCAGCTGGTGAAGAAAGCGTAAAAGACGTTTTGGAAAGAAAAATAAAAGAATACAATCTACAAGAAACCGTAAATATAGTTGAAACCGGATGTATGGGTGCTTGTAGTTTAGGACCTATTATGGTAATCCATCCCGAAGGTGTATATTACCAAAAATTAACACCTGAAGCAGCTGAAAAAATTGTAGAAGAACACCTTTTAAAGGGAAGAGTTGTAGAAGAATACCTTTATCAAGGAGATAAAGGGAAAATAGTTCCACAACCTCAAAAAGAAATTCCATTCTTTTCTAGACAGGTAAAAATAGCAACAAGAAACGTTGGTATAATTGACCCAAAAAATATAGATGAATACATTGCACGGGATGGGTACTTTGCCTTACACAAAGCTTTAAAGGAAATGACACCTGAAGAAGTAATTCAAGTAGTAAAAGATAGTGGACTTCGTGGTAGAGGTGGTGCAGGATTCCCAACTGGTTTAAAATGGGAATTTGCAAGAAAGTCACCTGGAGATGAAAAATACATGATATGTAATGCTGACGAAGGTGACCCAGGTGCATTTATGGATAGGTCTATATTAGAAGGTGATCCACATACAATTATAGAGGCAATGACCATTGCAGGTTATGCAATTGGTGCAACAAAAGGTTTTGTATATGTAAGAGCAGAATATCCAATAGCAATTGAAAGACTTACTGTTGCTTTAAATCAAGCAAGAGAATATGGATTTTTAGGTGAAAACATACTTGGAACTGATTTTTCATTTGATATTGAAATAAGAATTGGCGCAGGTGCATTTGTTTGTGGTGAAGAAACGGCATTAATGCATTCAATCGAAGGCAAAAGAGGACAACCAAGGGTTAAACCTCCATTCCCCGCTCAAAAAGGGCTTTGGGGAAAACCAAGTAACATAAACAACGTGGAAACACTTGCATGTGTTCCACCAATAATTTACAACGGTGCTAGCTGGTTTAGACAATGGGGAACAGAAAAATCTCCAGGCACAAAGGTTTTCGCATTGGCAGGTAAAGTTAAAAACACTGGACTAGTTGAAGTTCCTATGGGAATTACCTTAAGGGAGCTTATATACGAAATCGGTGGTGGTTCACCAACTGGTAAAAAGATAAAAGCTGTTCAAACAGGTGGCCCAAGTGGTGGAGTTATCCCAGAAGAATATTTCGATACACCTGTTGACTATGAATCACTTCAGAAATTGGGAGCAATAGTCGGTTCTGGAGGTTTAATTGTTTTAGATGAAGATGATTGTATGGTAGACGTTGCCAAATTCTTCTTAGAGTTTACCGTTGATGAATCATGTGGTAAATGTACACCATGTAGAGAAGGGACAAAGAAAATGTACGAAATTTTAGATAAAATAACAAAAGGGGAAGGGACAGAAGAAGATATAGAAATATTGGAAAACCTTGGAAATGTAATTAAAGATTCATCCCTATGCGGTCTTGGACAAACAGCACCAAATCCCGTACTTTCTACCTTAAGGTACTACAAAGACGAATATATTGCACATGTAAAAGAAGGAAAATGTCCAGCGAAGAAGTGTAAAGACTTAATAAGCTATGTAATCGATCCAGAAAAATGTGTTGGTTGTACTGCATGTGCAAGGGTATGTCCGGCAAGTTGTATATCTGGAGAAGTTAGAAAGGTACACGAAATCGATCAATCAGCTTGTGTAAAATGTGGAAGTTGTATAGAAGTCTGTAGATTTGGTGCAATTAGCAAAGTAACACCTGCAATAGAATAA
- a CDS encoding penicillin-binding transpeptidase domain-containing protein — protein sequence MRYKTTFFVFILMFSILLFFLVKIQIFDSEKHKEFLDSLLTRTLLTKGLRGTIYDRNGVKLAWSEKYPYLVYTNNIEIEKLKNILTEDQMNEFIKSGEVKLEDYQIYSIENLGYYIQYKEIRRYLPEVLHIVGYLTQGKGSFGLEKAYNDILEGKLGSELVLSTPSGKIQQRIIQRKPENGENLHTSIDFNLQKYIYSQLKEISIPAAVIVENTKTGEILSLVSYPSIDEEFYNIDPYTWRKIIEDPKKPLLNRTTMGLYSPGSSIKPLIAIAYLLSESTPSTVNCTGKFEYKSSSGKTLAIFNDWLLSGHGETDLVKALRVSCNVYFYNIALKMGIDKIKSVADMFRINQKTGIDIEETEGIFPSRNWKQKVQKTTWYPGDTILTGIGQGYILLTPLQLLNFYTTIANNGTTPIPHIVKTKKEYTKLNIPENIWNTIKEGLLEVTTYGGTIKDRGTAYISFKDAPYKIAGKTGTAEVGKGKKSHSWFVGFGPFDSPEYSVVVLFENGGSGSEMAAPFARKIFDYLLGDDKNE from the coding sequence ATGAGGTATAAAACGACGTTTTTCGTATTCATTCTCATGTTTTCAATACTTTTATTTTTTCTCGTAAAAATTCAAATATTTGACTCAGAAAAGCACAAGGAATTTTTAGATTCCCTTTTAACTCGTACTCTACTGACAAAAGGCTTAAGGGGAACTATATATGACAGAAACGGCGTCAAACTTGCATGGAGTGAAAAATATCCATATCTCGTTTATACAAATAATATAGAAATTGAAAAATTAAAAAATATATTAACCGAAGATCAAATGAATGAGTTTATAAAATCAGGTGAAGTAAAACTAGAAGATTATCAAATATACAGTATAGAAAATCTAGGTTATTACATACAATACAAAGAGATTAGAAGGTATCTTCCTGAGGTACTTCACATAGTTGGTTATCTAACTCAGGGGAAGGGAAGTTTTGGTCTTGAAAAAGCATACAACGATATATTAGAAGGAAAATTGGGTAGCGAACTTGTGTTATCAACCCCTAGCGGTAAAATACAACAAAGGATTATCCAAAGAAAACCAGAAAATGGAGAGAATTTACACACTTCAATTGACTTTAACTTACAAAAATACATCTACTCACAATTAAAAGAAATTAGTATACCCGCCGCTGTAATAGTTGAAAACACGAAAACAGGAGAAATACTGTCACTTGTTTCATATCCCAGTATAGACGAAGAATTTTACAATATAGACCCATATACGTGGCGAAAAATAATAGAGGATCCAAAAAAACCTCTATTGAATAGAACAACCATGGGCCTATATTCACCAGGCTCATCAATAAAACCACTCATTGCTATTGCCTACCTTTTAAGCGAAAGTACACCCTCAACCGTTAACTGTACAGGAAAATTTGAATACAAATCAAGCTCCGGAAAAACTCTCGCAATATTCAACGATTGGCTTTTAAGTGGCCATGGTGAAACGGATCTTGTTAAAGCTCTCCGTGTTTCCTGTAATGTATACTTTTACAATATTGCATTAAAAATGGGAATTGATAAAATTAAAAGTGTAGCTGATATGTTTAGAATAAATCAAAAAACTGGTATAGATATTGAAGAAACCGAAGGCATTTTTCCATCAAGAAATTGGAAACAAAAAGTTCAAAAAACAACATGGTATCCAGGAGATACTATCTTAACTGGAATAGGTCAAGGATATATATTACTTACACCATTACAGTTATTAAACTTTTACACAACAATAGCAAATAACGGTACAACACCTATACCACATATTGTTAAAACAAAAAAAGAATATACTAAACTCAATATACCAGAAAATATTTGGAATACTATTAAAGAAGGTCTTTTAGAAGTTACTACTTATGGTGGAACAATAAAAGATAGAGGCACGGCATATATTAGCTTTAAGGATGCTCCATACAAAATTGCAGGAAAAACTGGCACAGCGGAAGTAGGAAAAGGAAAAAAATCTCATTCATGGTTTGTAGGTTTTGGACCTTTTGATTCTCCAGAATACTCTGTTGTAGTACTTTTTGAAAATGGAGGAAGTGGTTCTGAAATGGCAGCACCATTTGCAAGAAAAATATTCGATTATCTTTTAGGAGATGATAAAAATGAATAG